One genomic window of Gossypium hirsutum isolate 1008001.06 chromosome D11, Gossypium_hirsutum_v2.1, whole genome shotgun sequence includes the following:
- the LOC107947821 gene encoding uncharacterized protein — MNQYFTEFKQANLATPPPPPLVMPLSAPLNILNPVLATVIRVSIDKIWKYGAEEFRGTVHNDPFKAEYWLLNTKRVFVELLSTPEDCLRLDTLSTMVLDDQVNWDFFQNDFKKKYVSQLFIDQKKKEFLELKQGNQNVAEYEHELVQLSKYARNIVSNEEEMCIRFEDGLNDEICMAIATLKLRE; from the coding sequence ATGAACCAATACTTCACAGAATTCAAGCAAGCAAATCTTGCGACTCCGCCACCTCCACCCCTTGTCATGCCTCTCTCAGCACCCCTGAATATTCTAAACCCTGTACTTGCGACTGTTATACGAGTATCTATAGACAAGATTTGGAAatatggagctgaagagtttagaggtaCGGTACATAATGATCCCTTTAAAGCTGAGTATTGGCTATTGAATACAAAGAGAGTTTTTGTGGAGTTATTGTCCACCCCCGAAGATTGCTTGAGGTTGGATACTTTGAGTACAATGGTATTAGATGATCAGGttaattgggatttctttcagaatGATTTCAAGAAAAAGTATGTTAGCCAATTGTTCATAgaccaaaaaaagaaagagtttctCGAGTTAAAACAAGGAAACCAAAATGTAGCTGAGTATGAACACGAATTGGTGcagttaagcaagtatgctcgtaACATCGTATCCAATgaggaagaaatgtgtatcagatttgaagatgggttgaatgatgaGATCTGTATGGCTATAGCAACATTAAAGTTACGGGAATAG